A DNA window from Vigna unguiculata cultivar IT97K-499-35 chromosome 10, ASM411807v1, whole genome shotgun sequence contains the following coding sequences:
- the LOC114167425 gene encoding uncharacterized protein LOC114167425: MASDGSEEFRLVSPAFSNEGKLPRNYTEEGQGAKKNISPPLEWYNLPPGTQTLALVVEDIDAPDPGGPIVPWTHWVVANIPATVKGLPEGFSGKDIGGEYAGIKEGNNDLKVPGWCCPKLPTHGHRIQFKLYALDTELHLGNKVTKEKLLEDAIQGHVLGEATLMAVF; the protein is encoded by the exons ATGGCTAGCGACGGTAGCGAGGAGTTCAGGCTAGTGTCACCGGCGTTCAGCAACGAGGGGAAGCTACCGCGGAACTACACGGAGGAGGGGCAGGGGGCAAAGAAGAACATATCCCCACCGTTGGAGTGGTACAACCTGCCGCCGGGAACGCAGACCCTGGCGCTGGTCGTGGAGGACATTGACGCGCCTGACCCCGGAGGACCCATTGTGCCGTGGACGCACTGGGTGGTGGCGAACATTCCGGCGACGGTGAAGGGGCTGCCGGAGGGGTTCTCCGGGAAGGATATTGGTGGGGAGTACGCGGGGATCAAAGAAGGGAACAATGACTTGAAGGTGCCAGGTTGGTGTTGCCCTAAGTTGCCCACTCATGGTCACAGAATCCAGTTTAAGCTTTACGCTTTGGATACAGAGCTTCACCTTGGGAACAAG GTGACGAAGGAGAAGCTATTGGAAGATGCCATACAAGGACATGTTCTAGGAGAAGCAACTTTGATGGCTGTATTCTAA